From the Gavia stellata isolate bGavSte3 chromosome 22, bGavSte3.hap2, whole genome shotgun sequence genome, one window contains:
- the GPR142 gene encoding probable G-protein coupled receptor 142, producing the protein MVPVPNSTAMVWAGEAARPELERSPCMVGIFPIVYYSVLLGLGLPVNVLTAVALSRLATRTKKSSYWYLLALTTSDILTQVFIIFVGFILQTAILARAVPSAFIHTVNVLEFTANHASIWVTVLLTMDRYVALCHPLRYRAVSYPQRTRKIIAAVFAVALATGIPFYWWLDVWRDADPPTALDTVLKWVHCVTIYFLPCSIFLATNSIIICKLKQRRHSGGGRPRLSKTTALLLAVTTVFTVLWAPRTIVMICHLYVASVKRDWRVHLALDVANMVAMLNTTLNFFLYCFVSQTFRRTVGEVLRAHLRHSPRPDSSRFPPPALKPLELLAGTAL; encoded by the exons ATGGTCCCGGTGCCCAACAGCACGGCGATGGTGTGGGCCGGCGAGGCGGCACGGCCGGAGCTGGAGCGGTCACCCTGCATGGTCGGCATCTTCCCCATTGTGTATTACAGCgtcctgctggggctggggctgccag TGAACGTTCTGACCGCCGTGGCCCTGTCCCGCCTGGCCACGAGGACCAAGAAGTCATCGTACTGGTACCTGCTGGCCCTGACCACCTCCGACATCCTCACCCAGgtcttcatcatctttgtgggcTTCATCCTGCAGACAGCCATCCTGGCCAGGGCGGTGCCCAGCGCCTTCATCCACACTGTCAATGTGCTGGAGTTCACCGCCAACCACGCCTCCATCTGGGTCACCGTCCTGCTGACCATGGACCGCTACGTGGCCCTCTGCCACCCGCTGCGGTACCGTGCCGTCTCCTACCCCCAGCGCACCCGCAAGATCATCGCAGCCGTCTTCGCTGTGGCTCTGGCCACAGGCATCCCCTTCTACTGGTGGCTGGATGTGTGGCGTGACGCCGACCCCCCCACTGCCCTGGACACGGTGCTCAAGTGGGTGCACTGCGTCACCATCTACTTCTTGCCCTGCAGCATCTTCCTGGCCACCAACTCCATCATCATCTGCAAGCTGAAGCAGAGGAGGCACTCGGGGGGCGGCCGACCCCGCCTGAGCAAGACCACGGCCCTCCTCCTGGCCGTCACCACCGTCTTCACCGTGCTCTGGGCTCCCCGGACCATCGTCATGATCTGCCACCTCTACGTGGCCTCGGTCAAGAGGGACTGGCGCGTGCACCTGGCCTTGGACGTCGCCAACATGGTGGCCATGCTCAACACCACCCTCAACTTCTTCCTCTACTGCTTTGTCAGCCAGACCTTCCGCCGCACGGTGGGCGAGGTGCTCCGGGCCCACCTCCGGCACAGCCCCCGGCCCGACAGCAGCCGCTTCCCGCCCCCAGCCCTGAAACCGCTGGAGCTGCTGGCCGGCACGGCCCTCTGA
- the GPRC5C gene encoding LOW QUALITY PROTEIN: G-protein coupled receptor family C group 5 member C (The sequence of the model RefSeq protein was modified relative to this genomic sequence to represent the inferred CDS: inserted 1 base in 1 codon), which yields MLPRHSPPPHPLAPEAXPKLSRARLTPLPRAETPQTHSTDGQGPWMRRSAPAPRCRMGAAAVPPAAACVLLSLLPTAGGQTTPPSGCGKDLSSLYYNLCDLSAAWGIVLEAVASLGVVTSFVLTIVLVASLPFVQDSQKKSLVATQVFFLLGTFGLFCLTFDFIVGPDFSTCTSRRFLFGVLFGICFSCLLAHAVALNFLARRNRGPRGWVTLAAALLLALVEVIINAEWLIITVARQEGSSPDPCRLADADFVMALIYVMFLLVAAFGTAWPALCGRYGRWRKHGAFILATTGLSMAIWVAWTAMYLYGNQRAGEKPGWDDPTLAIALVSNACTFLLLYVIPEVTHVTRRGPEQAFEDDVYPTRGVGYETILKEQKSQSMFVENKAFSMDEPSFAKKPVSPYSGYNGQLLTSVYQPTEMALMHKGPTEGPYDVILPRASTASPVAGSASSTLRAEDAFAVQARHAGAQQDGRSCQVQSPYSRNRW from the exons ATGctgccccggcacagccccccgccccatccCCTGGCCCCTGAGG CCCCCAAGCTCAGCAGGGCCAGGCTGACCCCGCTCCCCCGGGCTGAGACCCCACAGACTCATTCCACTGATGGCCAG GGTCCCTGGATGCGCCGCTCAGCGCCTGCACCACGGTGCAGGATGGGTGCTGCGGCGGTGCCGCCAGCGGCCGCCTGCgtgctgctgtccctgctcccCACGGCCGGCGGGCAGACCACCCCTCCCTCGGGCTGCGGCAAGGACCTCTCCTCCCTCTACTACAACCTCTGCGACCTCTCGGCGGCCTGGGGCATCGTGCTGGAGGCCGTGGCCAGCCTCGGCGTGGTGACCAGCTTCGTGCTCACCATCGTCCTGGTGGCCAGCCTGCCCTtcgtgcaggactcccagaaGAAGAGCCTGGTGGCCACGCAGGTCTTCTTTCTTCTGGGCACCTTCGGGCTCTTTTGCCTGACGTTTGACTTCATCGTGGGGCCGGATTTCTCCACCTGCACCTCCCGCCGCTTCCTCTTCGGCGTCCTCTTCGGCATctgcttctcctgcctgctggcGCATGCCGTGGCCCTCAACTTCTTGGCGCGGAGGAACCGGGGCCCGCGGGGCTGGGTGACGCTGGCAGCGGCCCTGCTCCTCGCCTTGGTGGAGGTCATCATCAACGCCGAGTGGCTCATCATCACGGTAGCGCGGCAGGAGGGCAGCTCCCCGGACCCTTGCCGGCTGGCGGACGCTGACTTCGTCATGGCGCTCATCTACGTCATGTTCCTGCTGGTGGCCGCCTTCGGCACTGCCTGGCCGGCCCTCTGTGGCCGCTACGGCCGCTGGCGCAAGCACGGCGCCTTCATCCTGGCCACTACTGGCCTCTCCATGGCAATCTGGGTGGCGTGGACGGCTATGTACCTCTACGGGAACCAGCGCGCGGGCGAGAAGCCTGGCTGGGACGACCCCACGCTGGCCATCGCGCTGGTCTCCAACGCCtgcaccttcctcctcctctacgTCATCCCCGAGGTGACGCACGTGACGCGGCGGGGCCCTGAGCAGGCCTTCGAGGACGACGTCTACCCCACGCGCGGGGTGGGCTACGAGACCATCCTCAAGGAGCAGAAGTCGCAGAGCATGTTTGTGGAGAACAAAGCCTTCTCCATGGATGAGCCCTCCTTCG CCAAGAAGCCGGTGTCCCCGTACAGTGGCTACAACGGGCAGCTGCTGACCAGCGTCTACCAGCCCACCGAGATGGCTCTGATGCACAAGGGGCCG ACCGAAGGCCCCTACGACGTGATCCTGCCCCGCGCCTCCACCGCCAGCCCGGTGGCCGGCAGCGCCAGCTCCACGCTACGAGCCGAGGACGCCTTTGCGGTGCAGGCCCGGCACGCCGGCGCCCAGCAGGATGGCAGGAGCTGCCAG GTGCAGTCCCCATACAGCAGGAACCGGTGGTGA
- the TSPAN10 gene encoding tetraspanin-10, with protein MALSGAWLSRPRGAAGGGESSRLLPQASRLVELPYSSSDDDDSSLAGDTDLPVAERDPGPWCPVPTKPGTFSQCVRYLAFLWNLLFLLLGLLALAVGVWGLLAKGSLGGERPAPLGSDPMLLFVLAGLGAGTVSLAGCLGALRSSPCLLRFFVGSVLAFVGLEVLGGLLLLAARHRLRDALRDTLLLCLLRYQEEPDLRFLVDEVQRSLRCCGLGSYRDWETNPYFNCSAPGVQACSVPASCCLDPWQNGTVANAQCAFGALRLGDVAASSVVHLGGCVAQLSVWLRGQAGGIVAGAAVLVLVEAAGVLMALKVLRDIAPVGARD; from the exons ATGGCGCTGAGCGGAGCGTGGCTctcccggccccggggggcggccggcggtGGGGAGAGCAGCCGGCTGCTGCCCCAG GCATCCAGGCTGGTGGAGCTGCCCTACTCCTCCTCCGATGACGATGACAGCTCGCTGGCCGGGGACACGGACCTTCCTGTGGCCGAGCGGGACCCTGGGCCGTGGTGCCCTGTCCCCACCAAGCCGGGCACCTTCAGCCAGTGTGTGCGGTACCTGGCCTTCCTCTGgaacctcctcttcctcctgctgggCCTGCTGGCCCTGGCCGTGGGGGTGTGGGGGCTGCTGGCCAAGGGCTCGCTGGGGGGGGAGCGCCCAGCCCCACTGGGCTCCGACCCCATGCTGCTCTTCGtgctggcggggctgggggccggcACCGTCTCGCTGGCCGGCTGCCTGGGTGCCCTCcgctccagcccctgcctgctgcgCTTCTTCGTGGGGTCCGTGCTCGCCTTCGtggggctggaggtgctgggggggctgctgctgctggcggcACGGCACCGGCTGCGGGACGCCCTGCGGGAcaccctgctcctctgcctcctACGCTACCAGGAGGAGCCCGACCTGCGGTTCCTGGTGGACGAGGTGCAGCGGAGCCTGCGGTGCTGCGGCCTCGGCTCTTACCGCGACTGGGAGACCAACCC GTACTTCAACTGCAGTGCCCCGGGAGTGCAGGCGTGCAGCgtccctgcctcctgctgcctGGACCCCTGGCAGAACGGCACCGTCGCCAATGCCCAGTGCGCCTTCGGGGCCCTGCGCCTGGGGGACGTGGCGGCCAGCAGCGTCGTGCACCTGGGGGGCTGCGTGGCCCAGCTCAGCGTCTGGCTCCGCGGCCAGGCGGGCGGCATCGTGGCTGGCGCGGCCGTGCTGGTGCTGGTTGAGGCCGCCGGCGTGCTCATGGCACTGAAGGTGCTCAGAGACATCGCGCCTGTCGGGGCACGGGATTGA
- the PDE6G gene encoding retinal rod rhodopsin-sensitive cGMP 3',5'-cyclic phosphodiesterase subunit gamma: MSLELPKPEIKSATRVTGGPATPRKGPPKFKQRQTRQFKSKPPKKGVQGFGDDIPGMEGLGTDITVICPWEAFSHLELHELAQYGII, encoded by the exons ATGAGCCTGGAGCTCCCCAAGCCAGAGATCAAATCAGCCACGAGGGTGACCGGGGGACCCGCCACCCCCCGGAAGGGACCACCCAAATTCAAGCAGAGGCAGACAAGGCAGTTCAAAAGCAAGCCCCCCAAaaagggggtgcaggg GTTCGGCGACGACATCCCAGGAATGGAGGGGCTGGGAACAG acaTCACCGTCATCTGTCCCTGGGAAGCCTTCAGCCACCTGGAGCTGCACGAGCTGGCTCAGTATGGCATCATCTAG
- the CCDC137 gene encoding coiled-coil domain-containing protein 137 produces MGRGPGPGPGRGRGQRPGQRSGQGAGQGAAPGRGPAAPRPGRKKKVDNMKPKHPDEQEIPFRLQELIRSREAMKRPDTGKRQAAEKKQQPKSNGREAQGDIPVPKFRRGKGESERSYICRMEQEVQRVLFLTKNQLQREPEKEAMAPEKSKRKKEFQNKKLEKARKKKEEKKEAMLEKSLFQDMVAFGEVVTQPPTITSRPRGRGPAEQAGRKRLLLTSRLGQSQASPVSSAAPVSMARRRIVEEERARVIQAYRDIRRRKQQQREVAWGSAQAGRRVPR; encoded by the exons AtgggccgggggccggggccggggccgggccggggccggggccagaGACCAGGACAGAGATCGGGAcagggagcgggacagggagCGGCACcggggcggggcccggccgccccgcgccccggcag GAAGAAGAAGGTGGACAACATGAAGCCCAAGCATCCCGACGAGCAGGAGATCCCCTTCCGCCTGCAGGAGCTCATCAGGAGCCGTGAGGCCATGAAGCGCCCCGACACCGGGAAGAGGCAGGCGGCAG agaagaagcagcagcccaAGTCAAACGGCCGCGAGGCCCAGGGAGACATCCCTGTGCCCAAGTtcaggagggggaagggggagtcAGAGCGCTCCTACATCTGCCGCATGGAGCAGGAGGTGCAGCGCGTCCTGTTCCTCACCAAGAACCAGCTGCAGCGGGAGCCTGAGAAGGAGGCGATGGCACCAGAGAAGtccaagagaaagaaaga GTTTCAGAATAAGAAGCTGGAAAAAGCTcggaagaagaaggaggagaagaaggaggcCATGCTGGAGAAGAGCCTGTTCCAAG ACATGGTGGCGTTCGGTGAAGTGGTTACGCAGCCGCCCACCATCACCTCGCGGCCCAGGGGCCGGGGCCCCGCAGAGCAG GCTGGACGGAAGCGGCTCCTCCTGACTTCTCGCCTGGGCCAGAGCCAGGCGTCCCCAGTGTCCTCGGCAGCACCGGTGTCGATGGCTCGCCGGCGCATCgtggaggaggagagagcacGCGTCATCCAGGCCTACCGGGACATCCGGAGGCGCAAACAGCAGCAGCGAGAGGTGGCGTGGGGCAGCGCCCAGGCCGGCCGCAGGGTCCCCCGCTGA
- the BTBD17 gene encoding BTB/POZ domain-containing protein 17 — MARLTGAQPVAARRWGCAAAAFLLLLLTVQAAQKADLSSDATAATINHSLTLLQRLQELLQNGNGSDSVLRVRTAASDEAKVFHTHQLLLSLQSEVFETLLRNQSVITLHEPPETAALFEKFIRYLYCGGVSILLHQAIPMHQLASKYRVWGLQRGVADYMKTHLASESSQGHVVGWYHYAVRIGDMALQESCLQFLAWNLSAVLGSAEWGSVSVELLLLLLERSDLVLHSELELYTAVEGWLSRRQPEGPVAERVLRAIRYPMIAPSQLFRLQAQSAVLARHYGAVQDLLFQAFQFHAASPLHFAKYFDVNCSMFLPRNYLAPSWGSQWVINNPARDDRSTSFQTQLGPSSHDAGKRVTWNVLFSPRWLPVSLRPVYSDSVSGAIQPVRIEDGRPRLVITPAMSSPDFAGVSFQKTVLVGVRQQGRVLVKHAYSFHQSSDEAADFLAHADLQKRTSEYLIDNSLHLHIIIKPVYHSLIKVKK; from the exons ATGGCCAGGCTGACGGGCGCCCAGCCCGTGGCCGCCCGCCGCTGGGGCTGCGCCGccgctgccttcctcctcctcctcctcaccgtGCAAGCTG cccagaaagccgaCCTTAGTAGTGACGCCACGGCAGCCACCATCAACCACTCGCTGACGCTGCTGCAgcggctgcaggagctgctgcagaacGGCAACGGCAGCGACTCGGTGCTGCGGGTGCGCACGGCTGCCTCCGACGAGGCCAAGGTCTTCCACACccaccagctgctgctcagcctcCAGAGCGAGGTCTTCGAGACCCTCCTGCGCAACCAGAGTGTCATCACCCTGCACGAGCCGCCCGAGACTGCTGCGCTTTTCGAGAAGTTTATCAG GTACCTGTACTGCGGGGGGGTCTCCATCCTGCTGCACCAAGCCATCCCCATGCACCAGCTGGCCAGCAAGTACCGGGTGTGGGGGCTGCAACGCGGCGTGGCCGACTACATGAAGACCCACCTGGCCAGCGAGTCGAGCCAGGGCCACGTGGTGGGCTGGTACCATTACGCCGTGCGCATCGGGGACATGGCGCTGCAGGAGAGCTGCCTCCAGTTCCTGGCCTGGAACCTCTCGGCCGTGCTGGGCAGTGCGGAGTGGGGCTCGGTGAGcgtggagctgctgctgctgctgctggagcgcTCCGACCTGGTGCTGCACAGCGAGCTGGAGCTCTACACCGCTGTGGAGGGCTGGCTGAGCCGCCGGCAGCCTGAGGGTCCCGTGGCTGAACGGGTGCTGCGCGCCATCCGCTACCCCATGATTGCACCCAGCCAGCTCTTCCGGCTGCAGGCGCAGTCGGCGGTGCTGGCGCGGCACTATGGCGCGGTGCAGGACCTGCTCTTCCAGGCTTTCCAGTTCCACGCCGCCTCCCCTCTCCATTTCGCCAAGTATTTTGACGTCAACTGCAGCATGTTCCTGCCCCGCAACTACCTCGCGCCCAGCTGGGGCTCCCAGTGGGTGATCAACAACCCGGCGCGGGACGACCGCAGCACCAGCTTCCAGACCCAGCTGGGTCCCAGCAGCCACGACGCTGGTAAGCGGGTGACCTGGAACGTCCTCTTCTCGCCGCGCTGGCTGCCCGTCAGCTTGCGACCTGTCTACTCGGACTCGGTCTCGGGCGCCATCCAGCCCGTGCGCATCGAGGACGGTCGCCCCCGGCTTGTCATCACCCCGGCCATGAGCAGCCCTGACTTTGCCGGCGTCAGCTTCCAGAAGACGGTGCTGGTGGGCGTGCGGCAGCAGGGCCGTGTCTTGGTGAAGCACGCCTACAGCTTCCACCAGAGCTCGGACGAGGCGGCCGACTTCCTCGCCCACGCCGACCTGCAGAAGCGCACCTCCGAGTACCTCATCGACAACTCTCTGCACCTCCACATCATCATCAAACCCGTCTACCACTCCCTCATCAAGGTGAAGAAGTAA